Genomic DNA from Caldicellulosiruptor hydrothermalis 108:
AAAGAATCTGAAGAGCTAATTTGCTGCCAACACCGGTTACCTTCTGAAGCTTTAAAAAAAGTTCCCTTTCTTCCCTTGTCAAAAAGCCATAACATTCAATCTCTGATAAATTTTCGTTAAACTTTAGGCTAACATACACTCTCTTTTCTTTGCCTAAAAATTCAGAAAATTTTGTACCATTGCAAAATATTTTTATGTATATGTTATTGTAATTGAGGATAACATAATTATTAAATACCTCTTGGATGGTTCCCACAATAGAATCTATCATACTTCATCCTCCTGATAAAGTACCGAAGAGCTTGACAGTATATGACACATCGCAACAGCCAAAGCATCTGCAACATCATCTGGCTTAGGAATTTCAGAAAGACCAAGTAGACTTTTTACCATTTTTTGTATTTGAGTTTTATCTGCTCTACCATATCCAGTTATGGATTGTTTAACTTGCAAGGGGGTATATTCGTAAATGCTCAGGTTATTCTGAATACATGTGAGAATAATCACACCTCTTGCCTCACCAATTGTGATAGCAGTTTTGGAGTTTTTACTGAAAAAAAGTTCTTCAATTGCAACAACGTCAGGCTGATACAGCGAAATTATGCTACAAAGCTCAGTATAAAGATGTAAAAGTCTCATCGACTTTTTGAGACTGCTCGAAGTTTCTATTCTGCCATAGTCGATTACTTTAAACTCTGAGCCATTTTTAGACTCTATAATTCCATAACCAGTCAGCGCAATCCCGGGGTCAATACCAAGCACTCGCAACTTTTCTCAAATCCTTTCTCTATATTTCGAATTTTTAAACTCCACAAACATTGATTCTTTATTCATTTTAGCACAATTTAATTTTTTTATCCACAAAATATATGCTTGCATTTTTATTCTTTTTAACTTATAATTATGCATTGAAGGAGGAAAGAATAATGGAATTTGTGGTTCGAAGAGCAACTTATGATGATGTAAAGGCTATAAAAGAGATAACAAAAGAGGCATTTACAAAGTATTGTGAACTTGCAGGTATTGACCCTGCCAAAAATGCAGCTGTAAACGAAACAGAAGAGGATATAAAAAGGGATATTGACACAAAAGAGGTTTATGTTGCTTTTATGGATGGAATAATTGTAGGCACTATTAGAGTAGAGATATTTCCTGACAAAACAGCATATATAAGCAGGTTTGGAGTAAGACTCAACTATCAAAATAACGGTGTTGGAAAAGCTCTTATGAAGGTGGTAGATGAAAGACTAAAAGAACTTGGGGTCAAAAAGGTTTATCTTCACACAGCTTCAAAGGTTCGCGACCTTGTTCGATTTTATTATGCAAGAGGCTTTTACATTGTATCAACATCAAATGAAAATGGGTATATTAGAGCACTTTTGTGTAAAGAATATGATGAAGAAAACTAAAGGGCTTTGCAGGGCTCATTGTAAAAAGGGAATTTTGAGCTTCTTGTGCATGCAAAGCCCTTTTTGACTTTAATTTCTATATTAATCAATATTACCTATAAAACTTTTCTGGCAGCCATTCTTTTTCTGCTTCAAACATCTCATCAACCATCTGGCGTATTTGGTCTAAATCCAAAACAGCGCTTGTGAGAGGGTCCATCATAATTGCATGATAAACTGCTTCCCTATCACCCATCAAAGCAGCAAGAACAGTTAGCTCTTGAACATTTATATTTGTTCTGTTCAAAGCTGCAAGCTGTGGAGGAAGATCTCCAACATAAGTTGGCTGAATACCATTTTTGTCAACCAAACATGGTACTTCAACGCAGCATCCTTCAGGTAGATTTGTTATTAAACCTTTGTTTTCAACATTACCATTTATCACAGCTGGAGTATTTGTCTCTATGGAATGGATGATAGTTGCACAGTATTCGTTACTTCTTTTTGGGTCGATGTAGTCTGCCTCTGCCATTTTCTTCAGGTCATCAAGTAAAGTCTTCGCAGCATCTAAGCAACAGTGTAGATACATACCATTGTAATGTTCTTTGTGCCATGAATGTGTTTTATGTATTCTATTTATCCAATCGTCGCTCTTTCTAAAATAGGGAACATATTCAGACATGTGAAAACTTGACTCTGTTACATAATATCCAAAATGTTTTAGTATCTCAAATTTAGTCACATCTTGTGTGTAAATTTCCGGGTCGTTTGCCTTTTCTCTTATAAGAGGATATGCATCTTTCCCATTCCACTCAAATTTTAAAAACCATGCCATGTGGTTTATACCTGCACATAAGTATGAAACCTCTTCCATTTTTGCCCCAATAATCTTTGCTAAAAATTCAGCAGTTCCTTGAACACTGTGACAAAGCCCTACATTTTTTTTGTTCGTAGCTTTATTTAACGCCCAGCAGTTCATTGCCATTGGATTTACATAATTGAGCAAAAGTGCGTCAGGACACAGCTCTTCCATGTCCTTTGCAATGTCAAGTAAAACCGGTATTGTTCGCAGAGCCCTGAAAACTCCACCTGGACCTATTGTATCGCCAACTGCCTGTTTTACACCGTATTTTAGAGGAATGTAAATGTCATATTCGTAAGGTTTTAAACCTCCAACTTGTATTGTGACAACCACATATTTTGCACCTTTTAAAGCCTCTTTTCTATCGGTTGTGGCTTCAAGCCGGGTAGAATACTTCTCCTGGTCAATGAGTTTTTGCAGAGCTTTTCTCATAAATTCAAGCCTTATACTGTCAATGTCCATAAGCGCTATTGTAGAGTTTCTTAGCTCTGGATATGACAAAATGTCTCTTACCAAGTTTCTTGTGAAAACTCCACTTCCTGCACCTATGATAGCTATTTTGAGCATACTCTCATCTCCTTCCATGAATATATCTTTTATTTTAACCTTTCGGCCGCTGTATTTAAATCTAATAATTTTGAAACTTCTATTAGATTTTATAAAACAAACAAGACAGCTTCTTAAATTTTATACTCTTTAAGAAGCTGTCTTGCTTAGCTTTGCAATGTAATTAATTTTCTTTCTTCTTTAACCTGATAACATTCCATGAGAATTTGGGCAATATGGATGTTAAAACATTGCCTTCTATCTTTGAAATTCCACCTTTGTGGGGCACAACATTGTCAGGCTTATCTTGAGTGTTTCCTTTGTAAATATCATCACTTTCATATACAATATGCTCCACAACCTCAAAGCCTTCAAAACCATCAAGCTTAAATTCTACCTGCATCTCCTCTTCTAAATCTCTGTTAACTGCAAAGACTGTTATTTCATTCTTCTCCTCATTGTATGTTGCAACTGTTTCAATGTATGGAACATCAGTAAAGTCTTTTGAATCATATTTAGGAGAATTTACCTTAGGAAGCAGTGCAACTCCATGTCCAAAGTTTGCAGCATGCATGAAAGGATAATAGATTACCTGTCTGTAAGCAATTCCACCCTTTACAGTGGTAATTGGGGCAATTACATTTACAAGCTGTGCCATGCACGCCATCTTGACTCTATCACAGTGTTTCAAAAGCGCAATCAGCATGCATCCCACCAAAATTGCATCTTCGAACACATAATCTTCTTCAGCAATAGCACGGACTTGTGCCCAGGGTTCTGCTTTCTGGTCTTTCCCCTCAAGATGAGCATGGTACCACACATTCCATTCGTCAAATGAGATATTGACAACCTTTTTACTTCTCTTTTTAGCCTTTACATAGTCAATTGTTGATATAACTGTTTTGATAAACTCTTCCATTTCAAGTGATTTTGCAACAAAGTTCTTTGTGTCCTTTTCAGGATTTCCATAGTACACATGTAGAGAAACATAATCTACAAGGTCATATGTGTGGTCCAAAACAATTGCTTCCCACTCAGGAAATGTTGGCATTTTGGGACCTGAGCTTCCCGCTGCAACAAGCTCAATACTTGGATCTATCCACTTCATAACCTTTGCTGTCTCTCTTGCAATTCTGCCATACTCATGGGCTGTTTTATGACCTATCTGCCAGTCACCATCCATCTCGTTCCCAAGACACCATACTTTTATGTTGTGCGGCTGTTCATAACCATGCTGACGTCTCAAATCACTGTAGTATGTGCCGCCTGGGAAGTTGCAATATTCAACTAAGTTTCTTGCTGCATCAATTCCACGTGTACCAAGATTTACTGTCATCATAACAGAGGTATTAGCTCTCTTTGCCCATTCAACAAATTCGTTTACACCAACCTCATTTGTCTCGATGGCTCTCCACGCAAGCTCAAGTCTTCTCGGTCTTTTTTCTTTTGGACCAATACCGTCTTCCCAGTTATACCCCGACACAAAATTGCCGCCCGGATATCTTACAATAGGAACATTCAGCTGCCGAACAAGTTCTAAAACATCCTTTCTAAACCCCATTTCATCAGCCTGCGGATGGTCTGGTTCATAGATTCCTGTGTATATTGCTCTTCCCATGTGTTCCAAAAATGAACCGTAGATTCTCTTGTCTACTTGCCCGATTACGAACTCCTTATCGTAGATGACTTTTGCTTTTTTCATGTTTCTTTTCATCCTCCCTCAAAGTTAGTAATGATTTTAAAAATATTTATTTTCAAAGAGTCATACCCCGCAAACTTTTTTAAACTCGTATGACTCTTTACAAGCTCTTTATTTTACTTTCTTCCCCCAAACCGCAATTCCTTTGTTGCTAAGACCAGTGAAGACTAAGGTGGGCTTCCAGTTCTCCCAATCCCATGCTGGTATGATCTTGACAGTTTCAACTTCATAAATCTTTTTGGTTTTATCTTTGCACCAGTTTAGTTTTATCGTATTTGGAGAAACAAATGTCCAAAAGTCGCTACTATTTTCAGAATTTATCTTTCCACTCTTAAGAAGAGTAATTTTTACGGGCTCTGATTGGAGATAATCATACGGGTCAAGCACTATCCTTTCCCAAATACCAACAACCAAGTCTTTAGACAGAACCTGTTCTTTTTCACCCGCATATCTCTCAGGTGATACAACAGGCCATCCATCATCTGTCCAAAGGATTTTCCGTACATGTAGATAAGGCCAATTTTTATCTAAAGCTCCTCTTGCATGATGGATTATATAATAATCATTCCCATCTATCAGTACAGAGTTGTGTCCTGGTGCAATCCAACCATCATCATTTTCGAAATGGTAACCGCCCAAAATCTTAGTTCCAACTTCAGAAGGGGGAGATTCAATATCAGTCATAAGTTTGCCATTGTAATCTCTATACGGTCCAGTAATTTTGTCTGACCTTCCAACACGAACATTGTAATCGTTAAACAGCGAATCATATGAGACAAAAAGATAATATTTTTTAAATTTTGGATTGTAAATGATATACGGTCCTTCGATTGCATCTTGAACACTCATATCTCTTCTTGCAATAAGCTTTCCAAACCCTTTTTCAGCGGGCTTGCCTGTTTTTTTATCAATTTTGATTATATATATTCCCCCAAAGAAAGAACCATACACAAGCCAGGGCTGACCATTTGCATCAAATGTAAGGCATGGGTCAATTGCGTTGACAACATCACCCTGTTTTGTTTTTATAACCTCACCTTCGTCTTTCCATGGCCCTTCTGGGTTTGTAGCTGTGGCTAAACCAATATACGATTGATTCTTTCCAAATTGAGATGCAGCATAATAAAGGTAGTATTTTCCATTCATCTTTTTTATATCTGGAGCCCAAAGATTTGTTGCCTGGGTCCATTCATAAGCACCTTTTGGAATACCACCATAAACATAATCTTTTCCATTGAATACATATCCAACAAACTGCCAGTTAATCAAATCTTTTGATTTTCGAATTTGTATTCCTGGTTTTGGCACACCTCCAACTTTTACATCAGTAGAGTATATATAGTACCATCCGTTATCAGCTTTGATAATTGCAGGGTCATGAACATTGTTGACCGTCCACTTCTTTTCATCGTTTATAATTGACAGATCATATAAGGTTATTTTTGGAGGTGCTTTAGGGTAAGTTACTTTAATATTCTTAGCTGATGAAACACTAATATCTTTTTTGCCTACTGATGCAAATACCAATACATTTACTAAAACAACTATTACACAAAGAAGAATTAAAAGTCCACCTTTTAAAATCAAATTTTTATTTCCCACACTCATTTTAATCCTCTCCATCACTTTTTCGTCTTAATTCTTAAAACTGTAACCGAATATTTATCAAAAGTATAGTCAAAACTATTACTTATTCCCTTTATTTTCTTTGTCTTGGGAGTTATTAAATTTGGTTGCTCAAAGCTATTCTCATCTTCCAAATTAGAGGATGTTAGTACTATTGCTGTACCTTCTGGGTTAATCTTGTCTTTAGCAATCCCATTTAGATTGATTCTAACTTTTCTATTTGAGGAAGATATATTGACTACTTTTATTATAATGTCATTGTTTGAATCTATTGAGGCATTTGCATAAATGTCTTTGATAATCATGTTGTCAACTACATCATGAATCAATTTTCCATCAAGATAGCATTTAATTCTATTACCATCCAATTCAATTTTGATATCATACCATTTGTTGGGCATAACTGTAACATTTGCTGATTTTCCAACAATATACTTTGTACCATTTACACATCTTTCAATGGCTGTTGTTGTATTTCCCCATCCTCCAATGTTCCACCAATAATAATTGTTTGAATCCTTTAATCCGAATATAATCAAGAATCCTTCATTACCACTTACTTTTCTTGCCTTAACTTGAATGGTATAATTGCTCCAATTTGAATCTCCAGCAACAGCGTAGCAGTTTTCAGCATTGCTTGTCTGTGAAAATATCCCATTTTCTATATTCCACATTCCTCTTACAATTTGCCATTTGCCATATGAGTCTTTAAAATTATCAGCAAAAAGCGTTCTTCTACTTTTGTTGTCTATAACCTTAAAGTCTTTAAACTCGGCTTCTGTAATCCATGTACCAAGCCCGACCATGCCAGTAATATCTGCTGATTTATTAGATGATGTGGTTTTGAGAGTAATTGGTAATATATACTTTCCCTTATTTTCATTGAAAATTTTTTGAACATAATAATTTGGTGTTGCATAAGCCATTTCATTATTAAACTTAATAAGAGTTGGTTCCCATTGTGTGGCATATTGTTTTGCTAAAAGTGGTGCGTAAGATGCCATCAATACAACATCTGAATTTTTCTCTAAACCCAATAAATAAGCAGCTTCTGCAAGTGCAGCTTCTAAATTATTTCTCCTCCCAAGTCCATGCGCAGCATATTCCCCTACAAATACCTTCGGCCCTTTTCTGTCATATGTTGAGTATCTATCCGTATTCATCAAAAACCATTCGGGTGCCATATAATAATGCTCATCAATTATATCTGCCTTCTTCGTCGTTTTAGCCCATGTCCATGCATCATCAAATATCTTTCCACTTGGAGCAGGTCCAGCTGCAAAAATCACCTTTATGTTAGGATATTTCTTTTTGATTGCCTCATAGAACTTTTCATATCTGATATAATAATCTGTCCCCCATTGTTCATTTCCTATGGCTATGAATTTCAAGTTAAATGGTTTCGGATGTCCTAACTTAGCTCTCACAGATCCCCATTTTGTGTTTACATCCCCATTTGCAAACTCAATTAAATCTAAAGCATCCTGAATGTACTCATCTAGTCTATTTAAATCTATCATATCACCATTTCTTGCTTGACAAGCCATACCGCAGTTTATAACTGGCACAGGTTCTGCACCTATGTCCTCACAAAACTGAAAATACTCATAAAATCCTAAACCAAACGACTGATAGTATCCCCATAAGTTTTCTATTGTTGGACGCTCTGAAATATCACCTATGGTATTCTTCCACCTATATGCGGTTGCCATTGTTCTTCCTTCTACTATGCAACCACCGGGGAATCTTAAAAAAGCTGGCTTCAAATCTGCAATAAGCTTTGCGATATCATATCTTAATCCATTTTTTCTATTCTTCCATGTTTTCTGAGGAAATAGAGATACCATGTCCAAATCTAATATTCCTTCTTTAGCTACTTTTATTACAAGTTGACCATCTGAAATTGTATTAGCTGCTTTAAAGGTCAGCTCATATTGTTTCCAAGCATTTGTTATTCCCTTTACTTCAACCTTTGCCCCTATCTTTCCATTGTCATCTTCAATGGTTGCTATAATGGTATTGATTTTGTTATTTGGAGATCTTGCATATAAAGATAACCTATAGGATTCTCCTGATTTAATAGTTATACCATTGTAACCATAGTTAACTATCTTTACGCCTTTGTCAATTTTATTTACCTGCACTCGAAGGTAATGTGGATTTTTACTGCTAATACTACCTTTGTCCTCTACAGAAAACTCAACTTTATCATTTCCTATTGCGCTTATATCCCAACTTTGAAGACCGTCTGGAAATTCAAATGACCTATTTTGAACAAGCTCTGCATAAAGCCCTCCATCAGCACCTGAGTTTATATCTTCGAAAAAGGCACCATAGAGCATTGGACTAATAGCAATACCTTTTTTGTTTACATCTATTGATATCGATTCCTGGAAAATATTACTACTTGATGATCTTTCAGATGCTACGCTCTCTTGTTGCATCCAATATCCTCCTACTAAAATAGAAACTAAAAAAATTATCAAAACAAAAAAAATTAAATTTCTTCTTAATTTCATTGCTCATCTTGCACCTCACATGAGAATTTTTACCATATCCCATGACCCAACGTTTTCTTAGATATTATATTTGCACTTATTAACAACACAAAATTGATAACAGAATTGAATAAACCCACAGCAGTTGAAAAACTCCATTGAGCTCCTATTAGACCAAGTTTATAAACATATGTAGCAATAATTTCAGAAGATTCAATGTTTAAATTGTTCTGCATTAAATACGCCTTTTCAAAGCCAACAGACATAATATTTCCTATTCCAAGTAGTAGCAAAGTAATTACCGTTGGCATTATTGCTGGTAAATCAATATATTTGATTCTTTGTAATTTTGTTGCTCCATCAATTATTGCAGCTTCATGAAGTTCAGGGTCCACGTTTGTCAAGGCAGCCAAATAGATGATCGCATTCCAGCCTATATGCTGCCAAATATCTGACCATACATAAACATGTTTAAAAAGCGCAGCACTACCCAAAAAATTAATAGATTCAAGTCCTATCTTTTTTAAAAGCAAATTCACTATTCCTGTTTGATCTGTTAAAAAAACTTGCAAAATTCCTACCATTACAACTGTCGAAATAAAGTGAGGAGCAAATGTAACATTTTGCACCACTTTCTGAAGTGGTTTATTAGGTAAATAATGCAAAAGTAGTGCAAATGCTATGGTAAGAGGAAACCCTACAATAAAACCATAAACACTGAGAGTCAATGTATTGAATAACAACTGACCAAAGTTATATGCAGTAATAAAATCATAAAAATATTTCAAACCTACCCATTTACTTTTAATTATTCCTATTAAAGGATTGTAGTCTTTAAAAGCAATAATTACACCATACATAGGAATATACAGAAAGACAATTACATAAATTAAAGTGGGCAACAGCAAAATATATAATCCCAAACTATTTTTAAATTCTTTCAATGCAATTCTTTTTTTCTTTTGCTTTATTTCAAAAGCGCCTTTTGTTGGAATGGTTGTATCAGACATTTAGTATTCCCCTCTCTTCATCAACTGACTAAGCAAAAAATGTACATATTTGCTTAAGAGAGGCTGTCTCAAAAATGGATAAGACAGCCTCTCTCTATTATTATCAAACCACTGTAAATTGTTACTTTATTAATTACCAGAAGAGAATGCTTTAAGATTCTTCATAAATCTTTCATATGCGGCTTGATTTATTTTCAACCATTCTTGCAATTTCATCTTATTTAGTTCTTTAATGTATGCATTCCATTCTTTATCGATTGTACCTTTCATTATCCATTCAGCAGCTTTTCTATTTGCGTAATTTATCAAGTTGGTTTGAATCTGATTCATTTTATCAGCTTCATCTGCTGAATAGAATACTGGTGGCCATGGATCAGGATCTGCATATGGTGCTACATATTTTTTCATAAAGTTAACTTTCTGATCAGTATAGGTAAGTCTCAAGATCTTTGTATAACCCGGATCTTCAAAAACTGCCCAAGGAACGCTGTGTGCAGGGGATACTTTACAACGCCACTGTTGCTGATTCATACCAGCTGGTGGATCAGGAATATAGTACCACCCTTCTGGACTTTTCTTAAGTCTTACTCCAAATTCACCCTCAATAAGTTCAACTGACATCTTCTCATCATACATCGTGTCAATGTATCTAATCGCAACTTCAGGCATCTTACAAGCTCTTGTTATTACCGCACCCCATCTATCATATCCAGGATACGCCGCTCTGTACATAACAGGTTTCCTACCATTTGGTCCTTTGAGCGGAGGCATGTAATCATAGTAATCATGAGCTTTTTTGGACGAAAAATCATCATTTATATCCCATAAATCTGCATAACCAACAATGTAAGGCTGAGCGTTTAATTTTGAAGCTTTCTTAGCATAATCTTGGGTAAACCATTCTTTATCAATAAGTCCCTCTTTCCATAGTTTGCTCAACCATTTAATAGCCTCTTTGTATTCTGGCAATGTTCCTAAAAATACAACTTTTCCATTTCTAACATCAGCAAAATACCATCTCGCACTAACTCCAAACGAATCCATTAAATATCCCAATCCATGCATCTCCATCGGATTACCAATAGCTGTGATTGGTATCTCGTCAGCTTTTCCGTTCTTATTAGGATCTTTTGTCTTAAATGCTATCATCACCTTCTCAAATTCATCAATATTAGTAGGCATTTTAAGCCCCAAATCTTTAATCCATTTTACATTTATTACTCCAACTCCCATACCTTCTCTATACATCCATGGTCCTTCATTAACACGAGGAGTTGTATATATGTGTCCGTCAGGTGCAGTTACTAATGCTTTTGTTGCCGGATGTTTTTTGAATATATTTTTTAGGTTAGTAGTATATTGATCAATCAATTTTTCTAACGGTTTAAAAACACCCATTCCACCATACTTCGCTAACTCAAAATCTGTGCAACCAAATATAATATCTGGTAAATCTCCGCTTGCTAACATTAAGCTCTTTTTCTCAGCAAATTGGCTACCTGGCATAATCCATTTAATATGCACATTTGTTAGTTTCTCTAATCTTTTGAATTGATTGTACTCATTATAATCCTTGGGCATATCTG
This window encodes:
- a CDS encoding ABC transporter substrate-binding protein; amino-acid sequence: MRRKKFLKRLSWCVIVCFVVSIIAVSTMMLVSASSNFNKTGFPIVKNKVTITILVNNYSADMPKDYNEYNQFKRLEKLTNVHIKWIMPGSQFAEKKSLMLASGDLPDIIFGCTDFELAKYGGMGVFKPLEKLIDQYTTNLKNIFKKHPATKALVTAPDGHIYTTPRVNEGPWMYREGMGVGVINVKWIKDLGLKMPTNIDEFEKVMIAFKTKDPNKNGKADEIPITAIGNPMEMHGLGYLMDSFGVSARWYFADVRNGKVVFLGTLPEYKEAIKWLSKLWKEGLIDKEWFTQDYAKKASKLNAQPYIVGYADLWDINDDFSSKKAHDYYDYMPPLKGPNGRKPVMYRAAYPGYDRWGAVITRACKMPEVAIRYIDTMYDEKMSVELIEGEFGVRLKKSPEGWYYIPDPPAGMNQQQWRCKVSPAHSVPWAVFEDPGYTKILRLTYTDQKVNFMKKYVAPYADPDPWPPVFYSADEADKMNQIQTNLINYANRKAAEWIMKGTIDKEWNAYIKELNKMKLQEWLKINQAAYERFMKNLKAFSSGN
- the arfA gene encoding arabinosylfuranosidase ArfA — translated: MKKAKVIYDKEFVIGQVDKRIYGSFLEHMGRAIYTGIYEPDHPQADEMGFRKDVLELVRQLNVPIVRYPGGNFVSGYNWEDGIGPKEKRPRRLELAWRAIETNEVGVNEFVEWAKRANTSVMMTVNLGTRGIDAARNLVEYCNFPGGTYYSDLRRQHGYEQPHNIKVWCLGNEMDGDWQIGHKTAHEYGRIARETAKVMKWIDPSIELVAAGSSGPKMPTFPEWEAIVLDHTYDLVDYVSLHVYYGNPEKDTKNFVAKSLEMEEFIKTVISTIDYVKAKKRSKKVVNISFDEWNVWYHAHLEGKDQKAEPWAQVRAIAEEDYVFEDAILVGCMLIALLKHCDRVKMACMAQLVNVIAPITTVKGGIAYRQVIYYPFMHAANFGHGVALLPKVNSPKYDSKDFTDVPYIETVATYNEEKNEITVFAVNRDLEEEMQVEFKLDGFEGFEVVEHIVYESDDIYKGNTQDKPDNVVPHKGGISKIEGNVLTSILPKFSWNVIRLKKKEN
- the ruvC gene encoding crossover junction endodeoxyribonuclease RuvC; the encoded protein is MRVLGIDPGIALTGYGIIESKNGSEFKVIDYGRIETSSSLKKSMRLLHLYTELCSIISLYQPDVVAIEELFFSKNSKTAITIGEARGVIILTCIQNNLSIYEYTPLQVKQSITGYGRADKTQIQKMVKSLLGLSEIPKPDDVADALAVAMCHILSSSSVLYQEDEV
- a CDS encoding arabinan endo-1,5-alpha-L-arabinosidase, producing MSVGNKNLILKGGLLILLCVIVVLVNVLVFASVGKKDISVSSAKNIKVTYPKAPPKITLYDLSIINDEKKWTVNNVHDPAIIKADNGWYYIYSTDVKVGGVPKPGIQIRKSKDLINWQFVGYVFNGKDYVYGGIPKGAYEWTQATNLWAPDIKKMNGKYYLYYAASQFGKNQSYIGLATATNPEGPWKDEGEVIKTKQGDVVNAIDPCLTFDANGQPWLVYGSFFGGIYIIKIDKKTGKPAEKGFGKLIARRDMSVQDAIEGPYIIYNPKFKKYYLFVSYDSLFNDYNVRVGRSDKITGPYRDYNGKLMTDIESPPSEVGTKILGGYHFENDDGWIAPGHNSVLIDGNDYYIIHHARGALDKNWPYLHVRKILWTDDGWPVVSPERYAGEKEQVLSKDLVVGIWERIVLDPYDYLQSEPVKITLLKSGKINSENSSDFWTFVSPNTIKLNWCKDKTKKIYEVETVKIIPAWDWENWKPTLVFTGLSNKGIAVWGKKVK
- the melA gene encoding alpha-glucosidase/alpha-galactosidase; the encoded protein is MLKIAIIGAGSGVFTRNLVRDILSYPELRNSTIALMDIDSIRLEFMRKALQKLIDQEKYSTRLEATTDRKEALKGAKYVVVTIQVGGLKPYEYDIYIPLKYGVKQAVGDTIGPGGVFRALRTIPVLLDIAKDMEELCPDALLLNYVNPMAMNCWALNKATNKKNVGLCHSVQGTAEFLAKIIGAKMEEVSYLCAGINHMAWFLKFEWNGKDAYPLIREKANDPEIYTQDVTKFEILKHFGYYVTESSFHMSEYVPYFRKSDDWINRIHKTHSWHKEHYNGMYLHCCLDAAKTLLDDLKKMAEADYIDPKRSNEYCATIIHSIETNTPAVINGNVENKGLITNLPEGCCVEVPCLVDKNGIQPTYVGDLPPQLAALNRTNINVQELTVLAALMGDREAVYHAIMMDPLTSAVLDLDQIRQMVDEMFEAEKEWLPEKFYR
- a CDS encoding ABC transporter permease; protein product: MSDTTIPTKGAFEIKQKKKRIALKEFKNSLGLYILLLPTLIYVIVFLYIPMYGVIIAFKDYNPLIGIIKSKWVGLKYFYDFITAYNFGQLLFNTLTLSVYGFIVGFPLTIAFALLLHYLPNKPLQKVVQNVTFAPHFISTVVMVGILQVFLTDQTGIVNLLLKKIGLESINFLGSAALFKHVYVWSDIWQHIGWNAIIYLAALTNVDPELHEAAIIDGATKLQRIKYIDLPAIMPTVITLLLLGIGNIMSVGFEKAYLMQNNLNIESSEIIATYVYKLGLIGAQWSFSTAVGLFNSVINFVLLISANIISKKTLGHGIW
- a CDS encoding GNAT family N-acetyltransferase; the protein is MEFVVRRATYDDVKAIKEITKEAFTKYCELAGIDPAKNAAVNETEEDIKRDIDTKEVYVAFMDGIIVGTIRVEIFPDKTAYISRFGVRLNYQNNGVGKALMKVVDERLKELGVKKVYLHTASKVRDLVRFYYARGFYIVSTSNENGYIRALLCKEYDEEN
- a CDS encoding alpha-L-arabinofuranosidase C-terminal domain-containing protein, yielding MQQESVASERSSSSNIFQESISIDVNKKGIAISPMLYGAFFEDINSGADGGLYAELVQNRSFEFPDGLQSWDISAIGNDKVEFSVEDKGSISSKNPHYLRVQVNKIDKGVKIVNYGYNGITIKSGESYRLSLYARSPNNKINTIIATIEDDNGKIGAKVEVKGITNAWKQYELTFKAANTISDGQLVIKVAKEGILDLDMVSLFPQKTWKNRKNGLRYDIAKLIADLKPAFLRFPGGCIVEGRTMATAYRWKNTIGDISERPTIENLWGYYQSFGLGFYEYFQFCEDIGAEPVPVINCGMACQARNGDMIDLNRLDEYIQDALDLIEFANGDVNTKWGSVRAKLGHPKPFNLKFIAIGNEQWGTDYYIRYEKFYEAIKKKYPNIKVIFAAGPAPSGKIFDDAWTWAKTTKKADIIDEHYYMAPEWFLMNTDRYSTYDRKGPKVFVGEYAAHGLGRRNNLEAALAEAAYLLGLEKNSDVVLMASYAPLLAKQYATQWEPTLIKFNNEMAYATPNYYVQKIFNENKGKYILPITLKTTSSNKSADITGMVGLGTWITEAEFKDFKVIDNKSRRTLFADNFKDSYGKWQIVRGMWNIENGIFSQTSNAENCYAVAGDSNWSNYTIQVKARKVSGNEGFLIIFGLKDSNNYYWWNIGGWGNTTTAIERCVNGTKYIVGKSANVTVMPNKWYDIKIELDGNRIKCYLDGKLIHDVVDNMIIKDIYANASIDSNNDIIIKVVNISSSNRKVRINLNGIAKDKINPEGTAIVLTSSNLEDENSFEQPNLITPKTKKIKGISNSFDYTFDKYSVTVLRIKTKK